In one Candidatus Peribacter riflensis genomic region, the following are encoded:
- a CDS encoding (di)nucleoside polyphosphate hydrolase, translated as MERHFTASAFVVDSHSRTLLLWHKRLKRWMPPGGHVDPGELPEETARRECKEEMGLDVEIIGEEQADVFAGNPEEGSILKKPIALLLEHIPASKERNEPAHQHMDFVFLARPLDEAQALCLARDEGERLCWFTSDEIAALDERTEIFANVKRYILSILTSSSASPASRPGTRR; from the coding sequence ATGGAACGACATTTCACCGCTTCGGCCTTCGTGGTGGATTCCCACAGTCGCACGCTCCTGCTCTGGCATAAGCGCCTCAAGCGCTGGATGCCGCCGGGCGGCCACGTGGATCCCGGCGAGTTGCCGGAAGAGACAGCCCGGCGCGAGTGCAAGGAGGAAATGGGACTCGATGTGGAGATCATCGGAGAGGAGCAGGCCGATGTCTTTGCGGGGAATCCGGAGGAGGGGAGCATCCTCAAAAAGCCGATCGCGCTCCTGCTCGAACATATCCCCGCTTCCAAAGAGCGCAACGAACCCGCTCACCAGCACATGGATTTTGTCTTCTTGGCGCGTCCCCTCGATGAGGCGCAAGCCCTCTGCCTGGCTCGGGACGAGGGGGAGCGGCTCTGCTGGTTCACCAGCGATGAAATCGCCGCTCTAGACGAAAGAACAGAGATCTTCGCGAATGTGAAGCGATACATCCTCTCGATCCTCACTTCTTCTTCGGCTTCGCCAGCATCCCGCCCAGGTACTCGCCGGTGA
- a CDS encoding isoleucyl-tRNA synthetase — protein MFDPVDPKQSLPALEEGILRYWKEEDTFKRSLKQRSTGTGDLLDGPMGQKQETYSFYDGPPFATGLPHYGHLLAGTIKDVIPRYQTMRGKYVERRFGWDCHGLPVENIIEQEKGIKSHKEIEEMGIAAFNGLCRTAVQRYAKEWRTVVERMGRWVDMDWDYRTMDPEYMESIWWVFSELAKKDLIYEGHKPMHICPRCVTPLSNFEVTQGYKDITDTSVTVKFELADEPGTFILAWTTTPWTLPGNLLLAVDPHIKYVKYQYGCERYILAKKIFDQRKDPKNLLHPLLYAKAKREGEEIEENPESVEDISIKTLLGKRYIPLFPYFQNQKEYANAYRIVGADFVTADEGTGIVHIAPGFGEDDYNLGKKEKLPVLQHVNMEGKFVSEVTDFAGMEVKPIADPGKTDRLVTKWLKEHGKLFDAKPYTHSYPHCWRCDSPLLNYATSSWFVSVEKIKEDVLAANAETEWVPAHIRDGRFGKWLEGARDWAISRNRYWGTPLPIWRCPETKDMTVIASREELTAQKKLRFTKVTALRHGESEGNLVPVYQGKEPGTNLTAKGKEQARKAADYLNTAEVTAIYCSPLARTRQTAEAIAKKTGAPVIVDPRLCEVCFGDYEGKTVDFSDLTFVKARRAHKLSTATPESIYHFPGMEKWSDVAQRMRAFMEDVLPLHRGGHIVLVTHADPIQNIRHFFSNEDPVKLSHQPYPFFATPYTFYWDHEAGKELDLHKHIVDEITWNAGSKKTDTLLTVVRHGQTDYNKQDLVNGGNIDTLLNETGREQVHALAKKLKKRKFDVIISSDLKRAVETAEILSAELKVPHTARWKELRERDTGDWTGKPVKDFITLLPRSITASPALHPGTPPGGESLQAFLQRLETVLEKIRAEFPGKRVLVACHSGPLRGLQAIVDNLSFAEAAVIDPKNAETTDLALPALMHRIPEVLDCWFESGSMPYAQSHFPFDFAQAGKGKKSPPGFPADFIAEGIDQTRGWFYTLMILSSALFKKPAFFNCIVNGIVLAEDGKKMSKRLKNYPEPTEVVNRHGADAVRFTFMSSPAVRGEDLRFSEKLVEETVRSVLLPLWNVYSFFVTYANAAGFEPTGSRGHSGHPLDRYLRAEVQDLVNRMTKQLDGYDLSAACAEIHETIDALTNWYVRLSRRIFAGKGAADEEDTSPSAELSEHDAEQAAALGTLYDALLTLCQTLAPFCPFLTEAIYLNLVPEAHTSIHLSDWPEPRALTAEEWELLKRNRLMRHIVSLGHAIRSGKKIKVRQPLARATVALPPSLAALRLTEEDRDLLKNELNVKDLEFTDDPGTLACRIAQVDARKVGPRLGARVQEIIRAGKSGAFTVKEDGSVLILDEVLAPDEVAIVYRGKEGQDAAVDQGIVVCMETAITEELKREGLARDVIRAVQKLRKEAGLHFTDRIALSMDGLADVQKEHGAAIAQETNALWEQNDGEAQSVTIDGTDVTVRLQKR, from the coding sequence ATGTTCGATCCCGTTGATCCGAAACAATCCCTGCCGGCCCTTGAGGAAGGCATCCTCCGCTACTGGAAAGAGGAAGACACCTTCAAGCGCAGCCTCAAACAACGCTCCACCGGCACGGGTGACCTGCTGGATGGACCGATGGGCCAGAAACAGGAGACCTACAGTTTCTACGACGGACCCCCGTTCGCCACGGGGCTCCCCCACTACGGCCACCTGCTGGCGGGAACGATCAAGGATGTGATCCCACGCTACCAGACGATGCGCGGCAAGTATGTGGAACGGCGCTTCGGCTGGGACTGTCACGGGCTCCCCGTCGAGAACATCATCGAACAGGAGAAGGGCATCAAGTCCCATAAGGAGATCGAAGAGATGGGAATCGCAGCGTTCAACGGGCTCTGCCGCACGGCAGTGCAGCGCTATGCCAAGGAATGGAGGACGGTGGTGGAGCGCATGGGACGCTGGGTGGACATGGACTGGGATTACCGCACCATGGATCCGGAGTACATGGAATCGATCTGGTGGGTGTTCAGCGAGCTGGCGAAGAAGGATTTGATCTATGAAGGCCACAAGCCCATGCATATCTGTCCACGGTGCGTCACACCACTCTCGAACTTCGAGGTGACACAGGGCTACAAAGACATCACAGATACGTCCGTGACGGTGAAGTTCGAACTCGCCGACGAGCCGGGCACGTTCATCCTCGCATGGACCACGACCCCGTGGACACTGCCGGGGAATTTGCTCCTCGCCGTGGATCCTCACATAAAATATGTGAAATACCAGTATGGTTGTGAACGCTATATTCTCGCCAAAAAAATATTTGATCAGAGAAAGGATCCGAAGAATTTGCTGCATCCTCTGTTGTATGCAAAAGCGAAAAGGGAAGGTGAGGAGATTGAAGAAAATCCGGAAAGCGTCGAAGATATTTCAATCAAAACCCTTCTGGGCAAGCGGTACATTCCGCTCTTCCCCTACTTCCAGAACCAGAAAGAATATGCGAACGCCTACCGGATCGTGGGGGCGGACTTTGTGACTGCGGACGAGGGCACCGGTATCGTGCACATTGCGCCGGGGTTCGGTGAGGACGACTACAACCTGGGAAAGAAGGAGAAGCTCCCCGTGCTGCAGCACGTGAACATGGAAGGGAAATTCGTTTCGGAGGTGACGGACTTTGCGGGCATGGAAGTGAAGCCCATCGCCGATCCGGGCAAGACCGACCGTCTGGTGACCAAGTGGCTCAAGGAACACGGCAAGCTCTTCGACGCAAAACCCTACACGCACAGCTACCCGCACTGCTGGCGCTGCGACTCCCCTCTCCTGAACTACGCTACGAGCTCATGGTTCGTTTCGGTGGAGAAGATCAAAGAAGACGTACTCGCCGCGAATGCGGAAACGGAGTGGGTGCCCGCGCACATCCGCGACGGACGGTTCGGCAAGTGGCTGGAAGGGGCACGAGACTGGGCGATCAGTCGCAACCGCTACTGGGGCACGCCTTTGCCGATCTGGCGCTGCCCGGAGACGAAGGACATGACCGTGATCGCCAGCAGAGAGGAGCTCACGGCGCAGAAGAAATTGCGCTTCACCAAAGTCACGGCGCTGCGCCACGGCGAGAGCGAAGGCAATCTGGTCCCTGTCTATCAGGGCAAGGAGCCCGGAACGAACCTGACGGCCAAAGGAAAAGAGCAGGCACGCAAGGCAGCCGACTACCTGAACACCGCAGAAGTCACTGCGATCTACTGCTCCCCGCTCGCCCGCACGCGGCAGACTGCCGAGGCAATCGCCAAGAAGACGGGGGCTCCCGTGATCGTGGATCCGCGCCTGTGCGAGGTGTGCTTCGGGGACTACGAGGGAAAAACCGTCGACTTCTCGGACCTGACCTTCGTGAAGGCGCGGCGCGCCCACAAGCTTTCGACGGCAACGCCCGAGAGCATCTATCACTTTCCGGGCATGGAGAAATGGAGCGATGTTGCACAGCGCATGCGTGCGTTCATGGAGGATGTTCTGCCGCTCCACCGCGGCGGCCATATCGTCCTCGTCACGCATGCCGACCCCATCCAGAATATCCGCCACTTCTTCAGCAACGAAGATCCCGTGAAGCTGAGCCACCAGCCCTACCCCTTCTTCGCCACTCCCTACACGTTCTACTGGGATCACGAGGCGGGAAAGGAGCTGGACCTGCACAAGCACATCGTGGACGAGATCACGTGGAATGCGGGTTCCAAGAAAACCGACACGCTTCTCACCGTCGTCCGCCACGGGCAGACGGATTACAACAAACAGGATCTGGTGAACGGCGGCAACATCGATACCCTCCTCAACGAGACGGGACGCGAACAGGTGCATGCACTCGCGAAGAAATTAAAGAAGCGGAAGTTCGACGTGATCATCTCATCGGATCTCAAGCGCGCCGTGGAGACTGCGGAAATTCTCTCCGCAGAACTCAAGGTGCCGCACACAGCCCGGTGGAAAGAATTGCGCGAACGCGATACGGGAGACTGGACGGGAAAGCCCGTGAAGGACTTCATCACGCTGCTCCCCCGCAGCATCACGGCAAGCCCCGCTCTCCACCCGGGCACGCCCCCCGGTGGGGAAAGCCTGCAGGCATTCCTGCAGCGGCTCGAAACCGTGCTGGAGAAGATCCGCGCGGAATTCCCCGGCAAGCGCGTGCTCGTCGCCTGTCATTCGGGTCCGCTCAGGGGCCTGCAGGCGATCGTGGACAATCTTTCCTTCGCAGAAGCGGCCGTCATCGATCCGAAGAATGCAGAGACGACCGACCTCGCCCTCCCCGCTCTCATGCACCGCATCCCCGAGGTGCTCGACTGCTGGTTCGAGAGCGGCTCGATGCCCTACGCACAATCGCACTTCCCGTTCGACTTCGCACAGGCCGGCAAGGGCAAAAAATCCCCGCCGGGCTTTCCGGCGGACTTCATCGCCGAGGGCATCGACCAGACACGCGGATGGTTCTACACGCTCATGATTCTCTCTTCCGCGCTCTTCAAGAAACCGGCGTTCTTCAACTGCATCGTCAACGGCATCGTGCTGGCGGAGGACGGCAAGAAGATGAGCAAGCGGCTCAAGAACTACCCGGAACCGACCGAGGTCGTCAATCGTCACGGCGCGGATGCCGTGCGCTTCACATTCATGAGCTCGCCCGCCGTGCGCGGCGAGGATCTGCGCTTCTCTGAGAAACTGGTGGAGGAGACGGTGCGCTCCGTGCTGCTCCCCCTCTGGAATGTCTACAGTTTCTTCGTGACCTACGCGAATGCCGCCGGGTTCGAGCCCACAGGATCGCGCGGACACTCCGGCCATCCGCTCGACCGGTACCTGCGCGCCGAGGTGCAGGACCTGGTGAATCGCATGACCAAGCAACTCGACGGCTATGACCTCTCTGCGGCGTGTGCCGAAATCCACGAAACCATCGATGCCCTGACCAACTGGTACGTGCGCCTGTCGCGCAGGATCTTCGCCGGCAAGGGGGCAGCCGATGAGGAAGATACGAGCCCGTCTGCAGAGCTGAGTGAACATGACGCGGAGCAGGCAGCCGCGCTGGGTACGCTCTACGATGCGCTCCTGACCCTGTGCCAGACACTCGCTCCGTTCTGTCCTTTCCTCACGGAGGCCATCTACTTAAACCTGGTACCGGAGGCTCACACCTCGATCCACCTGAGCGATTGGCCCGAGCCGCGCGCCCTCACCGCCGAGGAATGGGAACTCCTGAAACGCAACCGCCTGATGCGCCACATCGTTTCGCTCGGACACGCCATCCGCTCCGGCAAGAAGATCAAAGTGCGCCAGCCGCTCGCGCGCGCAACGGTTGCCCTCCCCCCCTCGCTTGCCGCTCTCAGGCTCACCGAAGAAGACCGCGATCTGCTCAAGAACGAACTCAATGTGAAAGATCTGGAATTCACCGATGATCCGGGCACGCTCGCCTGCCGCATCGCACAGGTGGACGCGCGCAAAGTGGGCCCACGTCTGGGCGCCCGCGTGCAGGAGATCATTCGCGCCGGCAAGAGCGGCGCATTCACCGTGAAGGAGGATGGCTCTGTGCTGATCCTCGACGAAGTGCTGGCGCCGGATGAAGTGGCGATCGTCTACCGCGGAAAGGAGGGGCAGGATGCTGCGGTCGATCAGGGCATCGTCGTCTGCATGGAGACCGCCATCACGGAAGAGCTCAAGCGCGAAGGGCTGGCCCGCGACGTGATCCGCGCGGTGCAGAAGCTCCGCAAGGAGGCGGGGCTGCACTTCACCGATCGCATCGCACTCAGCATGGATGGCCTGGCGGACGTGCAGAAGGAGCACGGGGCCGCCATTGCCCAGGAAACGAATGCCCTCTGGGAGCAGAATGACGGCGAGGCCCAGTCCGTCACCATCGACGGAACCGACGTGACGGTGAGGCTGCAGAAGAGGTAG
- a CDS encoding putative S-layer protein, whose protein sequence is MRTRSISALLTCSLLLPQLASAYFPEDVMLPPKAPAIIMMEEPVLLPLPPPLPAVGSVAYTWDSDATIRRSTFVAAIVRRLFRPTERCFPKLSESDYSLLARDVEKDASYGIDLCTAMRAGVMRGLTDGTFRPNALVTRAQAAKALAKAFHLATDTTDPKEFWSDHYVDALIAGGALSADADLDGPITRGELSTMLWAVRAMAKARE, encoded by the coding sequence ATGCGTACACGCTCCATCTCCGCTCTGCTCACCTGTTCCCTGCTCCTGCCGCAGCTGGCGTCTGCGTACTTTCCCGAAGACGTGATGCTGCCGCCCAAAGCTCCCGCCATCATCATGATGGAGGAGCCGGTTCTCCTGCCCCTGCCTCCTCCCCTGCCCGCCGTGGGGTCCGTTGCCTACACATGGGATTCTGATGCGACGATCAGGCGCTCCACCTTCGTGGCTGCGATCGTGCGCCGGCTCTTCAGGCCCACGGAACGGTGTTTCCCCAAGCTTTCGGAATCCGATTACTCTCTGTTGGCACGTGATGTGGAGAAAGATGCCTCGTACGGCATCGACCTCTGCACGGCCATGCGCGCGGGAGTCATGCGCGGCTTGACGGACGGCACCTTCCGCCCGAACGCCCTCGTGACACGTGCCCAAGCGGCCAAAGCGCTGGCCAAGGCCTTCCACTTGGCTACAGACACCACGGATCCAAAGGAATTCTGGTCCGATCATTACGTGGATGCCCTCATTGCTGGCGGCGCGCTCTCGGCGGATGCCGACCTGGATGGACCCATCACCCGCGGGGAACTCTCGACGATGCTGTGGGCGGTGCGTGCGATGGCGAAGGCACGAGAGTGA
- a CDS encoding GTP pyrophosphokinase yields the protein MADHERQFRESLAYLRVRDRADVERALARAVEYHAGQKRVTGDDYVTHPIATALYLAQLEAQKDMLIAALLHDTVEDGHATFDQIESEFGQTVARLVEGVTKMSKRLYEGRISDRQVASLRKMLLMANDDLRVILIKLADRLHNIETLSALRSQKQERIALETLDIYVPFARLVGWWEAKERFENVCFPIAYPQESAEWRQAVERVRAEVRAERTQFIRQVDQETGAEVRAEMSLMTDYEIFVKMHRIVSRLTNANAIDSGLVVVQRPSPFECYWVLGEIHEHHQARPASFRDYISTPQPNGYRALHTTVFLSRNHEFRLRIQTSSMHEYSFKRKISSWEPEKEGDVCHALGALHAFAFDDRQYLQDLQQTILAERINVFTSSGEVITLPAGATGVDFAYEVDPDCIRELAGIRVDGSEVSEATRELKEGETVELVLLNGGKSDRRSVWVDKVKSVRARERLRQTLKRHPKSERRREGASLLKAECVKYRLPIWWLFHFSPLQARLAQKCGFDSFDALLESVGSGLVAVSTVIEAYRLLLITPTSWPIRILKWLHLLPRTRVLNKEASLIDIEIYSQDQPGMIYSISKCFAERSINISNFSVYAIPPLDALYKIRLEVKNFKQFSDLYDTLLEVPGVRRILRKR from the coding sequence ATGGCGGACCATGAGCGCCAGTTCCGCGAGTCACTCGCGTACCTTCGGGTGCGTGACCGCGCCGACGTGGAGCGCGCTTTAGCTCGCGCCGTCGAGTATCACGCCGGGCAGAAGCGGGTGACGGGTGACGATTATGTGACGCACCCCATCGCGACAGCGCTGTATCTGGCCCAATTGGAGGCGCAGAAAGACATGCTCATCGCAGCACTTCTGCACGATACCGTCGAAGACGGCCACGCGACATTCGACCAGATTGAGAGTGAGTTCGGACAGACGGTGGCTCGTCTGGTGGAGGGAGTGACGAAGATGAGCAAGCGTCTGTATGAGGGCAGGATCTCGGACCGGCAAGTTGCCTCGCTCCGGAAGATGCTGCTCATGGCGAATGACGACTTGCGCGTCATTCTCATCAAGCTCGCCGACCGTCTGCACAACATCGAGACGCTCTCGGCCCTGCGGTCGCAGAAGCAGGAGCGCATCGCGCTCGAGACGCTCGATATCTACGTGCCGTTCGCCCGGCTCGTGGGATGGTGGGAGGCGAAAGAGCGGTTCGAGAACGTGTGCTTTCCCATCGCGTACCCGCAGGAGAGTGCGGAGTGGCGGCAGGCGGTTGAGCGCGTGCGCGCCGAGGTGCGCGCCGAGCGCACACAGTTCATCCGGCAGGTGGACCAGGAGACCGGTGCCGAGGTCCGTGCCGAGATGTCGCTCATGACCGACTATGAGATTTTTGTGAAGATGCACCGCATCGTGAGTCGCCTCACGAATGCCAATGCCATCGATTCGGGCCTGGTGGTGGTGCAGCGTCCCTCGCCCTTCGAGTGTTACTGGGTGCTGGGTGAAATACACGAGCACCATCAGGCACGTCCGGCCTCCTTTCGCGACTACATCTCGACGCCGCAGCCCAATGGGTACCGCGCCCTGCACACGACGGTATTCCTCTCGCGCAACCACGAGTTCCGCCTGCGCATTCAGACATCGTCCATGCATGAGTACTCGTTCAAGCGCAAGATTTCGTCCTGGGAACCCGAGAAGGAGGGCGACGTCTGCCACGCGCTGGGCGCACTACACGCGTTCGCATTCGATGACCGGCAGTACCTGCAGGATCTGCAGCAGACGATACTGGCCGAGCGCATCAACGTCTTCACCAGTTCGGGCGAAGTCATCACGCTCCCCGCCGGCGCGACCGGTGTGGATTTTGCCTATGAAGTTGATCCGGATTGCATCCGCGAACTCGCGGGTATCCGGGTGGATGGCAGCGAGGTATCGGAGGCCACGCGTGAGCTGAAGGAGGGGGAGACCGTGGAGCTTGTGCTCCTCAACGGCGGCAAGTCCGACCGGAGATCGGTGTGGGTGGACAAAGTGAAGTCCGTGCGCGCGCGCGAGCGGTTGCGGCAGACGTTGAAGCGGCACCCCAAATCGGAGCGCCGGCGCGAGGGGGCCAGCCTGCTCAAGGCCGAGTGCGTCAAATACCGCCTGCCGATCTGGTGGCTGTTCCACTTCAGCCCTCTGCAGGCGCGCCTGGCGCAGAAGTGCGGATTCGATTCTTTCGATGCGCTCCTCGAATCGGTGGGCAGCGGGCTGGTGGCAGTCAGTACGGTCATTGAGGCATACCGTCTCCTGCTCATCACGCCGACCAGCTGGCCCATCCGCATTCTGAAGTGGCTGCACCTGCTCCCTCGCACCCGCGTGCTCAACAAAGAAGCTTCCCTCATTGATATCGAGATCTATTCCCAGGACCAGCCCGGCATGATCTACAGCATTTCCAAATGTTTTGCGGAGCGCAGTATCAACATCTCGAATTTCTCGGTTTATGCTATTCCGCCTCTGGATGCCCTCTACAAAATCCGCCTGGAGGTCAAAAATTTCAAGCAATTCAGCGATCTGTACGATACACTCCTCGAAGTGCCGGGGGTGAGGCGCATCTTGCGTAAACGTTGA
- a CDS encoding prolipoprotein diacylglyceryl transferase: MTDFLPSASSSSSWGIRPVLFFVGALPVESYPFFMLLALAVGILVFLYYLKKLKKQHSHSLSILVAALVGGVLGAKIPIWLTQYPHIAEGGWNIDTILSGRTIVGGLIGGTIAVQLIKRKLHIQQRIGNAIAPALAAGIAVGRWGCFLRGCCFGMPTNLPWGVDFGDGVFRHPTQLYESLFGVIAFLMLALLLKKKQPDGSLFAGFMIAYFLFRFFLEFIRVEPRVLFGLTGYQYAAMVVLVYYAVRLFHSPYMYGHIAG, translated from the coding sequence ATGACTGATTTTCTTCCTTCGGCGTCATCCTCTTCTTCTTGGGGCATCCGCCCTGTCTTGTTTTTTGTTGGGGCATTGCCGGTGGAGTCCTATCCCTTTTTCATGTTGCTCGCACTCGCGGTAGGCATACTCGTTTTTCTCTATTACCTGAAGAAGCTGAAAAAACAACATAGCCATTCCCTCTCCATTCTCGTTGCTGCTTTGGTGGGGGGAGTGCTCGGCGCGAAAATCCCGATCTGGCTCACTCAATATCCACATATTGCGGAAGGAGGATGGAACATTGATACCATTCTCTCAGGACGAACCATTGTGGGGGGCTTGATTGGCGGCACGATTGCGGTGCAGCTCATCAAACGGAAATTACATATCCAACAACGCATTGGTAATGCCATTGCCCCTGCGCTCGCTGCCGGTATTGCGGTGGGGAGGTGGGGGTGTTTTCTCCGTGGTTGCTGCTTCGGAATGCCAACGAATTTACCGTGGGGCGTTGATTTCGGCGATGGTGTTTTCCGGCATCCGACACAACTCTACGAGTCACTCTTCGGAGTTATTGCATTTCTCATGCTGGCGCTTCTCCTGAAAAAGAAACAGCCGGACGGATCGCTCTTTGCCGGGTTCATGATCGCGTACTTTCTCTTTCGCTTCTTCCTCGAATTCATCCGCGTCGAGCCGCGCGTTCTCTTTGGGCTCACCGGGTACCAGTATGCCGCGATGGTGGTGCTGGTATACTATGCAGTAAGGCTCTTCCATTCCCCATATATGTATGGACACATCGCAGGGTAA
- a CDS encoding N-acetylmuramoyl-L-alanine amidase — MHPLRRIVPLALVVLGFTPSIAGAMFFADVPDTHPYAESIDLLRQREIIQGFIVPGERRVFWPESSVTRAEFTKMIISALAPQTLIEGCLSDASSLEKYGLGMQFSDVPPDAWFAPVVCVAWSYGFISGYGDGSFRPDRSISLDEGAKILSIAFRLAPVKIPDLDLLGKEWYKPYLHYMDMAEAIPPSVQDHAHILTRGEVAEMLARLLKLPSELPPVQRISLDEVEVSNPVTWKTEEQPDLGFSLSYPNVWPKPRLLSRSVFDRETQPQLPSLWKLYIGPQRECWGWNACVETDFSLTAFDRLHARDAIAELEEASNVYILSDQTVGRTRTILFEEQMACTTRNALILTPRHFQRFSLHCGSTLHNPETAFMRMLAKLKVSED; from the coding sequence ATGCATCCTCTCCGCCGGATCGTCCCGCTCGCACTCGTTGTCCTCGGATTCACTCCATCCATCGCGGGGGCGATGTTCTTTGCGGACGTGCCCGACACGCACCCGTATGCCGAATCCATCGATCTCCTGCGTCAGCGCGAGATCATACAGGGGTTCATCGTGCCCGGGGAACGCCGCGTCTTCTGGCCGGAATCATCGGTGACCCGCGCGGAATTCACGAAGATGATCATCAGTGCCCTCGCACCGCAGACCCTCATCGAGGGCTGCCTGAGCGACGCCTCCTCGCTCGAGAAGTACGGCCTGGGCATGCAATTCTCGGATGTGCCGCCGGATGCATGGTTTGCGCCGGTGGTGTGCGTGGCGTGGTCGTACGGTTTCATCTCGGGCTACGGAGACGGCAGCTTCCGTCCGGACCGGTCCATCTCTCTCGATGAAGGGGCGAAAATCCTGTCGATCGCCTTCAGGCTCGCCCCCGTCAAAATTCCCGACCTGGATCTGCTGGGGAAGGAGTGGTACAAGCCCTACCTCCACTACATGGACATGGCGGAGGCAATTCCGCCCTCGGTACAGGATCACGCCCACATCCTCACGCGCGGAGAGGTGGCCGAGATGCTCGCACGTCTCTTGAAGCTTCCTTCAGAGCTCCCTCCCGTTCAGCGTATCTCACTCGATGAGGTGGAAGTGTCGAATCCCGTCACCTGGAAAACGGAGGAGCAGCCGGACCTGGGCTTCTCGCTCTCCTACCCCAACGTGTGGCCCAAGCCCCGTCTGCTCAGCCGCAGCGTGTTTGACAGAGAAACACAGCCGCAACTGCCGTCGCTCTGGAAACTGTACATCGGCCCGCAGCGCGAGTGCTGGGGCTGGAATGCCTGCGTCGAGACGGATTTCTCGCTCACGGCCTTCGACCGCCTTCATGCACGCGATGCAATCGCCGAGCTGGAAGAAGCCAGCAATGTCTACATTCTCTCCGATCAGACAGTGGGGCGTACCCGCACCATTCTCTTTGAGGAACAGATGGCCTGTACGACACGCAATGCCCTCATTCTCACACCCCGCCACTTCCAGCGCTTCTCGTTACACTGCGGCAGTACGCTCCATAATCCTGAAACGGCATTCATGCGGATGCTGGCCAAGCTGAAGGTGAGCGAGGACTGA
- a CDS encoding putative membrane protein codes for MADSSGSLPLKITMKAILNIALVWGMATYLSQYFELTGGWRAIIIVGALLTLLNILVRPILAIITMPLRLFATILAVIISNGVFVWLVHLLVLRMDPAIVGLEIFGGVWGWIVVAAVIGFANWVMKEILK; via the coding sequence ATGGCCGACTCTTCGGGTTCATTGCCGCTCAAGATTACGATGAAGGCGATTTTGAATATCGCCCTCGTCTGGGGAATGGCGACGTACCTCAGTCAGTACTTCGAGCTCACCGGCGGTTGGCGCGCCATCATCATCGTGGGTGCGCTCCTGACACTGCTCAATATCCTCGTGCGCCCGATCCTCGCCATCATCACGATGCCTCTGCGGCTCTTCGCCACCATTCTCGCCGTGATCATTTCGAACGGCGTCTTCGTGTGGCTGGTGCACCTGCTCGTGCTCAGGATGGACCCCGCCATCGTGGGGCTGGAGATTTTCGGCGGCGTGTGGGGCTGGATCGTGGTCGCCGCAGTCATCGGGTTCGCGAACTGGGTGATGAAAGAAATCCTGAAGTGA
- a CDS encoding thioredoxin-like protein, whose amino-acid sequence MTLINSNSSALAIGDLLPHFRLPAVDGLTVDTRGIKDPFLVVIFTCNHCPYAQAYEDRILTMAEHFDQEGVQFILVNSNDPTDYPQDSFEAMKERYQEKGYPCPYCFDETQEVARSFGALCTPHCFVFGRDRTLQYKGRVDDNWEHPDQVKHRDLWNAIDALVENREPPVPEANAIGCSIKWKN is encoded by the coding sequence ATGACACTCATCAATTCAAACTCCTCCGCCCTCGCAATCGGCGATCTGCTCCCGCACTTCAGGCTCCCCGCCGTCGATGGGCTCACGGTGGATACGCGCGGCATCAAAGATCCGTTCCTCGTCGTGATCTTCACCTGCAATCACTGTCCGTACGCCCAGGCCTACGAAGACCGGATCCTCACCATGGCCGAGCATTTCGATCAGGAGGGCGTGCAATTCATTCTGGTGAACAGCAATGACCCGACGGATTATCCGCAAGATTCTTTCGAAGCCATGAAGGAGCGCTATCAGGAAAAGGGCTATCCCTGTCCGTACTGCTTCGACGAAACGCAGGAGGTCGCCCGTTCCTTCGGCGCGCTCTGTACCCCGCACTGCTTCGTCTTCGGACGCGACAGAACGCTCCAGTACAAGGGCCGTGTGGACGATAACTGGGAACATCCGGATCAGGTGAAGCATCGCGATCTCTGGAATGCCATTGATGCGCTGGTCGAGAACCGCGAACCCCCTGTTCCGGAAGCGAATGCAATTGGATGCAGTATTAAATGGAAAAACTAG